In Streptomyces sp. NBC_00414, a single window of DNA contains:
- a CDS encoding sodium:solute symporter family protein yields the protein MNGLDWAVLIGYFGVMVAIGVWSHKRVDNVSDFFTAGGKMPWWLSGISHHMSGYSAVMFTGYAAIAYTYGVTSYVTWSFPIAIGIAIGAKTFAPRLNRVRSRLHVASPLEYLKNRYNLPTQQALAWSGVLLKIVDVGAKWAAIATLLSVFTGVSLNMGILITGFVTAIYCTVGGLWADALTELGQFIIQFIAGIAMLVAVMAELNGFSTLWSVWDEPALDGHTKPLAGPYMMVFLIAYLFIKTFEYNGGMWNQAQRYMATDSAKSATRSGILSASLWLIWPLVLFFPMWVAPLIIKTDVPADSYALMAEHLLPHGLLGLVIVGFFSHTMAMCSSDANAIAAVVTRDIMPAVSRKAREWDTRMGLLAARWATLLFLGLSMAIATQVNSAFFGDIITVVIKWVAGLMGPIAIPLMLGLLPWFRKSGPTAALISWAVGLVTFWLVNYPISWNVDGGVPLQYQVSIPLAVSLVLYILIGYVKPEDTPERDELIAKINSDGGGAMAAAIPTPAGPADDVVGAPVKD from the coding sequence ATGAACGGTCTCGACTGGGCCGTGCTCATCGGCTACTTCGGCGTGATGGTCGCGATCGGTGTCTGGTCCCACAAACGGGTCGACAACGTCAGCGACTTCTTCACGGCCGGCGGCAAAATGCCGTGGTGGCTTTCGGGCATCTCGCACCACATGTCCGGCTACAGCGCGGTCATGTTCACGGGTTACGCGGCCATCGCGTACACGTACGGCGTCACTTCCTACGTCACCTGGTCCTTCCCGATCGCCATCGGGATCGCGATCGGTGCGAAGACGTTCGCGCCCCGGCTCAACCGGGTGCGCTCACGGCTGCACGTGGCCTCGCCCCTTGAGTACCTGAAGAACCGCTACAACCTGCCCACCCAGCAGGCGCTCGCCTGGTCCGGCGTCCTGCTGAAGATCGTGGACGTGGGCGCCAAATGGGCCGCCATCGCGACCCTGCTCTCCGTCTTCACCGGTGTCTCGCTCAACATGGGCATCCTCATCACCGGCTTCGTGACCGCCATCTACTGCACGGTCGGCGGGCTCTGGGCGGACGCGCTGACCGAACTCGGCCAGTTCATCATCCAGTTCATCGCCGGCATCGCGATGCTCGTCGCCGTCATGGCCGAGCTGAACGGCTTCAGCACCCTGTGGAGCGTCTGGGACGAACCCGCGCTCGACGGGCACACCAAGCCGCTGGCCGGCCCGTACATGATGGTCTTCCTGATCGCGTATCTGTTCATCAAGACCTTCGAGTACAACGGCGGCATGTGGAACCAGGCCCAGCGCTACATGGCCACGGACTCCGCGAAGTCCGCCACGCGCTCCGGCATCCTGTCCGCCTCGCTCTGGCTGATCTGGCCGCTGGTGCTGTTCTTCCCCATGTGGGTCGCGCCGCTGATCATCAAGACCGACGTGCCGGCCGATTCGTACGCGCTGATGGCCGAACACCTGCTGCCGCACGGGCTGCTGGGCCTGGTCATCGTCGGGTTCTTCTCCCACACGATGGCGATGTGCTCCTCGGACGCCAACGCCATCGCGGCCGTCGTCACCCGCGACATCATGCCCGCGGTCTCCCGCAAGGCACGCGAGTGGGACACCCGGATGGGGCTGCTGGCCGCGCGCTGGGCCACGCTGCTCTTCCTCGGTCTGTCGATGGCCATCGCCACCCAGGTCAACTCCGCCTTCTTCGGCGACATCATCACCGTCGTCATCAAGTGGGTGGCCGGCCTGATGGGTCCGATCGCGATCCCGCTGATGCTGGGCCTGCTCCCGTGGTTCCGCAAGAGCGGTCCGACGGCGGCGCTGATCAGCTGGGCCGTCGGCCTCGTCACCTTCTGGCTGGTCAACTACCCGATCAGCTGGAACGTCGACGGCGGAGTCCCGCTCCAGTACCAGGTGTCGATCCCGCTCGCGGTGTCCCTCGTCCTCTACATCCTCATCGGCTACGTGAAGCCCGAGGACACCCCGGAACGGGACGAGCTCATCGCGAAGATCAACAGCGACGGCGGCGGGGCCATGGCCGCGGCGATCCCGACCCCGGCCGGCCCGGCGGACGACGTGGTGGGGGCGCCGGTCAAGGACTAG
- a CDS encoding SDR family oxidoreductase: MSLLGGRTVVVSGVGAGLGHQVAAAVVRDGGNAVLGARTEANLAKAAAELDPDGAHTAYRATDITDEGQCDALAALARERFGRLDAVVHVAAWDSYFGGLEDADFATWQAVLDVNLLGTLRMTRACLPALKERGGSVVVIGTQSSVAAPSQVRQAAYAASKGALTSAMYSMARELGPHRIRVNTVLPGWMWGPPVEAYVQFTAYTEGVPEAEVLERLTSRMALPELATDADVADAAVFLASDRARAITGQSLLVNAGELMR, translated from the coding sequence ATGTCACTGCTCGGGGGCAGGACCGTCGTCGTGTCGGGGGTCGGGGCCGGGCTCGGCCACCAGGTCGCGGCGGCCGTGGTGCGGGACGGCGGGAACGCCGTGCTCGGGGCGCGCACCGAGGCGAACCTCGCCAAGGCCGCCGCCGAACTCGACCCGGACGGCGCGCACACGGCGTACCGGGCCACGGACATCACCGACGAGGGCCAGTGCGACGCGCTCGCCGCGCTGGCCCGCGAGCGGTTCGGGCGGCTCGACGCGGTCGTCCACGTGGCCGCCTGGGACAGCTACTTCGGCGGCTTGGAGGACGCTGACTTCGCCACCTGGCAGGCCGTCCTCGACGTGAACCTGCTCGGCACGCTGCGGATGACCCGCGCCTGTCTGCCCGCGCTGAAGGAGCGCGGCGGATCCGTGGTCGTCATCGGCACGCAGTCGTCCGTCGCCGCCCCCTCCCAGGTGCGACAGGCGGCGTACGCGGCCTCGAAGGGCGCGCTGACGAGCGCGATGTACTCCATGGCGCGGGAGCTGGGGCCGCACCGGATCCGGGTGAACACCGTGCTGCCCGGCTGGATGTGGGGCCCGCCGGTGGAGGCGTACGTGCAGTTCACCGCGTACACCGAGGGCGTACCGGAGGCCGAGGTGCTGGAGCGGCTGACCTCGCGGATGGCGCTGCCCGAGCTGGCCACGGACGCGGACGTGGCGGACGCCGCGGTGTTTCTGGCATCGGACCGGGCGCGGGCGATCACGGGACAGTCGTTGCTGGTCAACGCGGGGGAGTTGATGCGATAG
- a CDS encoding MFS transporter, with product MQRFVRHPAIIATAVAGVLHIIWFFTFANSGGDLAAQDAWAEFVGRNPGSAYNLAWYGGMHPVSYSVVSPYLMAVLGVRTTMMIAGTASAGLLMLVLMRSRAVRNPVAPVAAGVFALLCNAISGRVTFGLGMVFALGAAAVVFCWPYRWRYKRWAKALCAAPLAAAATAASPVAGLFVGFVAVALFLQKRRPGAWALGLAPAAVVGVSAWMFPFSGTQPMMFGSVLLPFASAACVFFLVPKEWKTVRITSAVYGLSVVLVWLISSQIGSNISRLPMLLGGVTLIAALPFTAPRSRKWYAILLAFVTVNGWIAFKAVDDIVHTTPEASWARELAPLVNQLQEVGAEKGRVEVVPARSHREASAVAPYVNLARGWNRQADMERNPLFYDDTLNSANYHEWLQRWAVHYVVVPKGEPDGDGGQRERELVQRGMPYLKQVWGDANWQLFEVTDPKPMADPPAVVDRAEQGELTLEVKRAGRVLIRIPYSPWLGLVDAEGKSVKPPQETEESKKREDGAPKTYDNVNGCLMETEEDAQGDQWTELLAPGPGTYRLAAPYQLPRGTGCPEELREEVRGSEG from the coding sequence CTGCAGCGTTTCGTGCGGCACCCCGCGATCATCGCCACAGCCGTGGCCGGCGTCCTCCACATCATCTGGTTCTTCACGTTCGCGAACAGTGGGGGCGACCTCGCGGCGCAGGACGCGTGGGCCGAGTTCGTGGGCCGGAACCCCGGTTCGGCGTACAACCTGGCCTGGTACGGCGGCATGCACCCGGTGTCGTACAGCGTGGTGTCCCCGTACCTGATGGCCGTGCTCGGCGTGCGGACGACGATGATGATCGCGGGGACGGCCTCCGCCGGTCTGCTCATGCTGGTGCTGATGCGCAGCAGGGCCGTACGGAACCCCGTGGCCCCGGTGGCCGCCGGAGTGTTCGCGCTCCTGTGCAACGCGATCTCGGGCCGCGTGACCTTCGGCCTCGGCATGGTCTTCGCGCTCGGCGCCGCCGCCGTCGTCTTCTGCTGGCCGTACCGCTGGCGCTACAAGCGCTGGGCCAAGGCACTGTGCGCCGCGCCCCTCGCCGCGGCCGCGACCGCCGCGTCCCCGGTGGCCGGCCTGTTCGTCGGTTTCGTCGCCGTGGCGCTGTTCCTGCAGAAACGCCGCCCTGGCGCGTGGGCGCTGGGCCTCGCGCCCGCAGCGGTCGTGGGCGTCTCGGCCTGGATGTTCCCCTTCTCCGGTACGCAGCCGATGATGTTCGGGTCGGTCCTGCTGCCGTTCGCGTCAGCGGCCTGCGTCTTCTTCCTCGTCCCCAAGGAGTGGAAGACGGTCCGGATCACGTCGGCGGTGTACGGCCTGTCCGTCGTCCTCGTCTGGCTGATCAGCTCGCAGATCGGCTCCAACATCAGCCGGCTGCCGATGCTGCTGGGCGGGGTCACGCTGATCGCCGCGCTGCCCTTCACGGCGCCGCGCTCCCGTAAGTGGTACGCGATCCTCCTGGCCTTCGTGACCGTGAACGGCTGGATCGCCTTCAAGGCCGTGGACGACATCGTGCACACGACACCCGAGGCGTCCTGGGCCCGCGAACTGGCCCCCCTCGTCAACCAGCTCCAGGAGGTCGGCGCCGAGAAGGGCCGCGTCGAGGTCGTACCGGCCCGCTCCCACCGGGAGGCGTCCGCCGTCGCCCCGTACGTCAACCTCGCCCGTGGCTGGAACCGGCAGGCGGACATGGAGCGCAACCCGCTCTTCTACGACGACACCCTCAACTCGGCGAACTACCACGAGTGGCTCCAGCGCTGGGCCGTCCACTACGTCGTCGTCCCCAAGGGCGAGCCCGACGGCGACGGCGGCCAGCGCGAGCGCGAACTGGTCCAGCGCGGGATGCCCTACCTGAAGCAGGTCTGGGGCGACGCCAACTGGCAGCTCTTCGAGGTCACCGACCCCAAGCCGATGGCCGACCCGCCCGCCGTCGTCGACCGTGCCGAGCAGGGCGAGCTGACGCTTGAGGTGAAGCGGGCGGGGCGGGTGCTCATCCGGATCCCGTACTCGCCGTGGCTCGGGCTGGTCGACGCGGAGGGCAAGAGCGTGAAGCCCCCGCAGGAGACCGAGGAGTCCAAGAAGCGGGAGGACGGGGCGCCGAAGACGTACGACAACGTCAACGGCTGCCTGATGGAGACGGAGGAGGACGCCCAGGGCGACCAGTGGACGGAACTGCTGGCCCCCGGCCCCGGCACGTACCGCCTCGCGGCCCCCTACCAGCTGCCCCGGGGCACGGGATGCCCCGAGGAGCTGCGGGAAGAGGTCCGCGGCAGCGAGGGCTAG
- a CDS encoding ADP-ribosylglycohydrolase family protein: MGATAGAVWGRAEQQDFRSRVRGTLLGAAVGDTLGSPVGHLSMEQIRAAHGAEGLTDLAHGYGRRGAVSHLTQLTLFSLDGLIRAQVRRDTGAWHPPTDLHRAYLRWAATQRDWGPDERRKEDGWLAREEWLYARRDPTRACLMGLGDELMGTLDAPKNPDERGVEATARSAPFGLLVGWEPQLVLQLAVECAAQTHGHPLSYLSAGAYAVIVHGLARGESLDTAVQRALQLLAPRPGQQPVAEALQRALGAVRQGMPSPARVEDLAGDGTAEGLLSVAVYCALVGEDTRHGLCLSVNHGGASGATGALTGALLGALHGETALPPSWLAELEGRPTMLVLADDFAMEMTQGPALHGPAGSSPGWLARYPRGYAALSGTGATPVPAGLTARG, translated from the coding sequence GTGGGTGCGACAGCCGGTGCCGTCTGGGGCCGTGCCGAACAGCAGGACTTCCGCAGCCGGGTGCGTGGCACGCTCCTCGGCGCGGCCGTGGGCGACACGCTCGGTTCCCCCGTCGGCCACCTCTCGATGGAACAGATCCGTGCCGCGCACGGCGCGGAGGGGCTCACCGACCTGGCCCACGGATACGGCAGGCGCGGGGCCGTCTCGCACCTCACCCAGCTGACCCTGTTCTCGCTCGACGGGCTGATAAGGGCCCAGGTGCGCCGGGACACCGGTGCCTGGCATCCGCCGACGGACCTGCACCGGGCGTATCTGCGGTGGGCCGCCACCCAGCGCGACTGGGGCCCGGACGAGCGGCGCAAGGAGGACGGGTGGCTGGCCCGCGAGGAGTGGCTGTACGCACGCCGTGATCCCACGCGCGCCTGTCTGATGGGCCTCGGCGACGAGCTGATGGGCACACTGGACGCGCCCAAGAACCCCGACGAGCGGGGCGTCGAGGCCACGGCCCGCTCCGCGCCGTTCGGGCTCCTCGTCGGCTGGGAGCCGCAGCTCGTCCTGCAGCTCGCGGTGGAGTGCGCGGCGCAGACGCACGGCCACCCGCTGTCCTACCTGTCGGCGGGCGCGTACGCCGTGATCGTGCACGGTCTCGCGCGTGGGGAGAGCCTCGACACGGCCGTCCAGCGGGCCCTGCAGCTGCTGGCACCGCGCCCGGGGCAGCAGCCCGTCGCCGAGGCGCTGCAGCGGGCCCTGGGGGCCGTACGGCAGGGCATGCCGTCACCGGCCCGCGTCGAGGACCTGGCCGGGGACGGCACGGCCGAGGGGCTGCTGTCGGTGGCCGTGTACTGCGCCCTGGTCGGCGAGGACACCCGGCACGGCCTGTGCCTGTCGGTGAACCACGGCGGCGCGTCGGGTGCCACCGGTGCTCTCACCGGCGCGCTGCTCGGCGCCCTGCACGGCGAGACGGCCCTTCCGCCGTCCTGGCTGGCCGAGCTGGAGGGCCGCCCCACCATGCTCGTCCTCGCCGACGACTTCGCGATGGAGATGACCCAGGGCCCGGCCCTGCACGGTCCGGCGGGCTCCTCGCCGGGCTGGCTGGCCCGTTATCCGCGCGGGTACGCGGCCCTCTCCGGCACGGGCGCCACACCGGTCCCGGCCGGGCTGACCGCCCGCGGCTGA
- a CDS encoding D-alanyl-D-alanine carboxypeptidase translates to MAGESPDRSKQHESSAEPTSGSKVPVPDPRLAVAREAVTAAARVDTATAVFSTKRSAGPAGSKGSAGAEETAEPAAGSSQGSDGSAEPESSAGGAGKGAGGGDARLRSAVAAWVATADEEAPEGAPADAAADSAAPGVGAPAGEGGDGDSDPGVGSDPGSDSDESGSGAGTDAGAGPDSEPEDSAAAEAPADASAEAKSESEGESEGDASEDAPAGRAVPPVPQADASPKSGTSASGESDGKAAAGDESGADAKADAKRTADAPEAEVPAAKPPVGAAPAADGDAGSDRGVGSDADSAAKPDATAKAASDAKPESDAKAASDAKPDPVTKSDAAAKPESGVKPTSDAKPDTAAKPDSGADSGSAVKSDSTPGEGRPKPPVDQATAIFKRPAAVDQPTTMLKLGGAKPDAKPDAGPGKTADSAESAEPGKGVGSDKGAEPGKGVAPKGGAESAGEPKGEAPAERTSKFVALKPLDEPAPPKAKPAVPPPGPSVPSSVAPAPETAVVPQVGPERTTQQPLPPRPPLDLLAELTNTPPPRQTPVRTLVRRVKIWTPLVLLLAVVFAVVQAVRPLPAPTLTLTADESYAFEGNKVSLPWPEEGQGWMDVNGIGTVDSFGAQKPVAIGSVAKAMTAYVILKEHPLKAGADGAKIEVDKKAETEGGYDAQGESTLNTVKEGDTLTEKDAIAAIMIPSANNIARLLARWDAGSEAKFVEKMNAAAKDLGMKNTKYTDPSGLKETTVSTAEDQVKLGNELVDIKALVDITKLPTWVDPSGKKWDNYNRLVPYNNAIGIKTGSTTKAGGNLLFAATQEVGGENVIVVGAILGQHTPPIIDTVNAVSKTAMVAAQDALTSRKILKKGDVVGYVDDGLGGQVPVVATKDVSAVGWAGQTVKLKLDEGGATIPHEAKAGTEVGSLSVGDGTTGDAVEVPVALQSDLTEPGYGAKLTRVS, encoded by the coding sequence GTGGCGGGCGAGTCCCCCGACAGGTCGAAGCAGCATGAGTCGTCGGCAGAACCGACGTCGGGGAGCAAGGTTCCGGTTCCGGATCCGCGGCTGGCGGTCGCGCGGGAGGCCGTGACGGCGGCTGCCCGGGTGGACACGGCGACCGCGGTGTTCTCGACGAAGCGTTCTGCGGGCCCGGCGGGTTCCAAGGGGTCCGCGGGTGCGGAGGAGACGGCGGAGCCGGCTGCCGGGAGTTCCCAGGGGAGTGACGGTTCTGCGGAGCCGGAGAGTTCCGCCGGAGGTGCCGGGAAGGGCGCCGGAGGCGGTGACGCGCGGCTGCGGAGCGCGGTGGCGGCCTGGGTCGCCACGGCGGACGAGGAGGCGCCTGAGGGCGCTCCTGCGGACGCGGCGGCGGATTCGGCTGCGCCGGGCGTGGGTGCGCCTGCCGGCGAGGGCGGGGATGGGGATTCGGACCCGGGTGTCGGTTCCGACCCCGGCTCCGATTCCGACGAGTCGGGTTCGGGCGCCGGTACGGATGCGGGTGCGGGCCCGGACTCCGAGCCGGAGGATTCCGCGGCTGCCGAGGCACCGGCCGATGCATCGGCCGAGGCGAAGAGCGAGTCGGAGGGCGAGTCGGAGGGCGACGCTTCGGAGGACGCACCGGCCGGGCGCGCTGTTCCGCCCGTTCCGCAGGCCGACGCCTCGCCCAAGAGCGGAACGTCCGCCTCCGGCGAGAGTGACGGGAAAGCCGCCGCGGGCGACGAGAGCGGCGCTGACGCGAAGGCCGACGCCAAGCGCACGGCGGACGCTCCCGAGGCGGAAGTCCCCGCGGCGAAGCCGCCCGTGGGCGCAGCTCCCGCCGCTGACGGGGACGCCGGGTCGGACCGGGGCGTCGGCTCCGACGCGGACTCCGCGGCGAAGCCGGATGCCACGGCGAAGGCGGCCTCCGACGCGAAGCCGGAATCCGACGCGAAGGCAGCGTCCGACGCAAAGCCGGACCCCGTCACGAAATCGGATGCCGCTGCGAAGCCGGAATCCGGCGTGAAGCCGACCTCCGACGCGAAGCCGGACACCGCTGCGAAGCCGGATTCCGGCGCCGACTCGGGTTCCGCCGTGAAGTCGGACTCCACGCCCGGCGAGGGCAGGCCCAAGCCCCCCGTCGACCAGGCCACCGCGATCTTCAAGCGGCCCGCGGCCGTGGACCAGCCCACGACCATGCTCAAGCTGGGCGGCGCCAAGCCCGACGCCAAGCCGGACGCCGGACCGGGCAAGACGGCCGACTCGGCCGAGTCGGCCGAGCCGGGCAAGGGTGTCGGGTCGGACAAGGGTGCCGAGCCGGGCAAGGGCGTCGCCCCGAAGGGCGGTGCCGAGTCGGCCGGCGAGCCCAAGGGCGAAGCCCCCGCCGAGCGCACCAGCAAGTTCGTGGCCCTCAAGCCGCTCGACGAGCCCGCGCCGCCGAAGGCGAAGCCCGCCGTCCCGCCGCCGGGGCCGTCCGTCCCGTCCTCCGTGGCGCCGGCTCCCGAGACCGCTGTCGTCCCGCAGGTCGGCCCCGAGCGGACGACCCAGCAGCCGCTCCCGCCGAGGCCCCCGCTGGACCTCCTCGCGGAGCTGACGAACACGCCGCCGCCCCGGCAGACCCCCGTGCGGACGCTCGTGCGCCGGGTCAAGATCTGGACGCCGCTGGTGCTCCTGCTGGCCGTGGTGTTTGCAGTCGTACAGGCCGTACGTCCGCTGCCGGCTCCCACTCTCACGCTGACCGCCGACGAGTCCTACGCCTTCGAGGGCAACAAGGTCTCCCTGCCGTGGCCCGAGGAGGGCCAGGGCTGGATGGACGTCAACGGCATCGGCACGGTCGACTCGTTCGGGGCGCAGAAGCCCGTCGCGATCGGCTCGGTCGCCAAGGCCATGACGGCGTACGTGATCCTCAAGGAGCACCCGCTGAAGGCCGGCGCGGACGGCGCGAAGATCGAGGTCGACAAGAAGGCGGAGACGGAGGGCGGCTACGACGCGCAGGGCGAGTCGACGCTCAACACCGTCAAGGAGGGCGACACCCTCACCGAGAAGGACGCCATCGCGGCCATCATGATCCCCTCCGCGAACAACATCGCGCGGCTGCTGGCGCGTTGGGACGCGGGGTCGGAGGCGAAGTTCGTCGAGAAGATGAACGCCGCCGCCAAGGACCTGGGGATGAAGAACACGAAGTACACCGACCCCTCGGGTCTGAAGGAGACCACGGTCTCCACCGCCGAGGACCAGGTGAAGCTCGGCAACGAGCTGGTGGACATCAAGGCGCTGGTCGACATCACCAAGCTGCCGACCTGGGTGGACCCGTCCGGCAAGAAGTGGGACAACTACAACCGCCTCGTGCCGTACAACAACGCCATCGGCATCAAGACCGGCTCCACCACCAAGGCCGGCGGCAACCTGCTCTTCGCCGCCACCCAGGAGGTCGGCGGTGAGAACGTCATCGTCGTCGGCGCGATCCTCGGACAGCACACGCCGCCGATCATCGACACGGTCAACGCGGTCAGCAAGACGGCGATGGTCGCCGCCCAGGACGCGCTGACCTCGCGGAAGATCCTGAAGAAGGGTGACGTCGTGGGGTACGTGGACGACGGGCTCGGCGGCCAGGTACCGGTCGTCGCCACCAAGGACGTCTCCGCGGTGGGCTGGGCCGGCCAGACCGTGAAGCTGAAGCTCGACGAGGGCGGCGCCACCATCCCGCACGAGGCGAAGGCGGGAACCGAGGTCGGCTCGCTGAGCGTCGGTGACGGTACGACGGGCGACGCGGTCGAGGTTCCGGTCGCGCTCCAGTCGGACCTCACGGAACCGGGATACGGCGCCAAGCTGACCCGGGTGAGCTGA
- a CDS encoding DUF2165 domain-containing protein produces MPAARALPITAALLTGTVALYITLVAFGNITDFGTNQQFVQHVMAMDTTFKDDDLMWRAVESKGVQDAVYVAIIVWETAAALVLILGTVQWLRRDPVRARRTSTVGLSMLMLLFGAGFLAVGGEWFAMWQSENWNGLDAAMRVFLLSGVVLVVIHLPVDRGVGAGADA; encoded by the coding sequence ATGCCCGCAGCACGCGCGTTACCGATCACCGCGGCTCTGCTCACCGGCACGGTCGCGCTCTACATCACGCTCGTGGCGTTCGGGAACATCACCGACTTCGGCACCAACCAGCAGTTCGTCCAGCACGTCATGGCGATGGACACCACCTTCAAGGACGACGACCTGATGTGGCGGGCCGTCGAGTCCAAGGGGGTCCAGGACGCCGTGTACGTCGCGATCATCGTGTGGGAGACGGCCGCCGCGCTCGTTCTGATCCTCGGTACGGTCCAGTGGCTGCGGCGGGATCCGGTGCGGGCTCGGCGGACGTCCACGGTGGGGTTGTCGATGTTGATGCTGCTCTTCGGGGCGGGGTTTCTCGCCGTTGGCGGTGAGTGGTTCGCGATGTGGCAGTCGGAGAACTGGAACGGGCTGGATGCGGCGATGCGGGTGTTCTTGCTGAGCGGGGTCGTGCTGGTCGTGATTCACCTTCCCGTGGACCGGGGGGTGGGGGCGGGGGCGGACGCTTAG
- a CDS encoding GOLPH3/VPS74 family protein, whose protein sequence is MGRSRRTLPEELLLLALDPTTGTTAQPQSLDLGLAGAQLVELALAGRIAPDGDRIAVVAPRPTGDPTLDCALELLRRRGAPVRAVNWIGGPRLGLRQTYLSHLERCGMVHAVAGQMCGVLPTTRYQATDTEISREIRARLDSAIRTGVPPDPRTAALAALAHAVGLGKHLYPGNEGRSSRSRLRDLIRHDPMGGLVAHAVMDVQNGVAAQPRRSPAPTGRQAAPGARPAPEPARGVPMQPRRGSMARAVAH, encoded by the coding sequence ATGGGCAGGAGCCGCAGAACACTTCCGGAGGAGCTTCTGCTGCTGGCGTTGGACCCGACCACGGGTACCACCGCACAGCCGCAGTCGCTCGACCTCGGTCTGGCCGGAGCACAGCTAGTGGAGCTGGCGCTGGCCGGACGGATAGCCCCAGACGGGGATCGTATCGCCGTGGTGGCACCACGGCCGACCGGAGATCCGACCTTGGACTGTGCGCTGGAACTACTCCGCAGGCGGGGTGCTCCAGTACGCGCTGTGAACTGGATCGGCGGACCCCGACTGGGGTTGCGCCAGACATATCTCTCGCATCTGGAGCGATGCGGCATGGTCCATGCCGTGGCGGGCCAGATGTGCGGGGTGCTTCCGACGACTCGCTACCAAGCGACGGACACGGAAATCAGCCGGGAGATCAGGGCCCGGCTGGACAGCGCGATCCGCACCGGCGTCCCGCCGGACCCGCGGACCGCCGCTCTGGCCGCACTGGCGCATGCCGTCGGCCTGGGCAAGCACCTCTACCCAGGGAACGAAGGGCGCTCGTCGCGCTCCCGCCTCAGGGATCTGATCAGGCACGACCCCATGGGCGGACTCGTGGCTCACGCCGTGATGGACGTCCAGAACGGAGTGGCCGCACAGCCACGCCGCAGCCCGGCACCGACCGGCCGTCAGGCCGCCCCCGGAGCCAGGCCCGCACCGGAGCCCGCCAGGGGCGTCCCGATGCAACCGCGCCGCGGTTCGATGGCGCGCGCAGTGGCCCACTGA
- a CDS encoding DUF397 domain-containing protein, producing MAIKQGATDTWTKSSYSQGNGACVEIKSPVLAAMAVRDSKVAEGPTLAFPAESWNAFVAEVSRGTV from the coding sequence ATGGCAATCAAGCAAGGCGCCACGGACACGTGGACGAAGTCTTCGTACTCCCAGGGAAACGGCGCGTGCGTCGAGATCAAGTCCCCGGTCCTGGCGGCGATGGCCGTCCGCGACTCCAAGGTCGCCGAAGGCCCCACGCTGGCCTTCCCGGCGGAGTCCTGGAACGCCTTCGTGGCAGAAGTGAGCCGGGGCACCGTCTGA
- a CDS encoding helix-turn-helix domain-containing protein encodes MASNVNPTVRRRRLGQELRRLRELKGMTAEEVAERLLVSQSKISRLENGRRSISQRDVRDLCGVYEVEDVRIVDSLMQMAKDSRQQGWWHSFGDIPYSVYIGLETDAASLRVYDPLVVPGLLQTRPYAEALIQGALPEAAAGDIDKRVQVRLRRQERISDLENPLRLWAVLDEAALRRTVGNKQVMIEQLEHLVEMSHVPHVTVQVIPFTMGAHPGVSGQYAILEFPDAADSSVVYIEGVTSDLYLEKANDVQKYSVMYEHLRAQALNADQSREFIADVAKDYAH; translated from the coding sequence GTGGCGTCCAACGTCAATCCCACCGTCAGGCGACGCCGGTTGGGCCAGGAGCTACGACGGCTCCGGGAGCTCAAGGGCATGACGGCCGAAGAGGTCGCCGAGCGGCTGCTCGTCTCGCAGTCGAAGATCAGCCGCCTGGAGAACGGGCGGCGCAGCATCAGCCAGCGCGACGTCCGCGACCTGTGCGGGGTGTACGAGGTCGAGGACGTCCGGATCGTCGACTCGCTGATGCAGATGGCCAAGGACTCGCGCCAGCAGGGCTGGTGGCACTCCTTCGGCGACATCCCGTACAGCGTCTACATCGGTCTGGAGACCGACGCGGCGAGCCTGCGCGTGTACGACCCGCTGGTCGTGCCGGGCCTGCTGCAGACCCGGCCGTACGCGGAGGCGCTGATCCAGGGCGCTCTCCCGGAGGCCGCCGCCGGCGACATCGACAAGCGCGTACAGGTGCGGCTGCGCCGACAGGAACGTATCTCCGACCTGGAGAACCCGCTGCGGCTGTGGGCCGTTCTCGACGAGGCGGCGCTGCGCAGGACCGTCGGCAACAAGCAGGTGATGATCGAGCAGTTGGAGCATCTCGTCGAGATGTCGCACGTGCCGCACGTGACGGTCCAGGTCATCCCGTTCACGATGGGCGCCCATCCGGGGGTGAGCGGCCAGTACGCGATCCTGGAATTCCCCGACGCGGCCGACTCCAGCGTGGTCTACATCGAGGGCGTCACCAGCGATCTGTACCTGGAGAAGGCGAACGACGTCCAGAAGTACAGCGTCATGTACGAGCATCTGCGGGCGCAGGCGCTCAACGCCGACCAGTCCCGGGAGTTCATCGCGGATGTCGCGAAGGACTATGCGCACTGA